A window of Calliopsis andreniformis isolate RMS-2024a chromosome 3, iyCalAndr_principal, whole genome shotgun sequence contains these coding sequences:
- the LOC143188623 gene encoding trypsin-1-like — MLRTVLLSVFVVGCLGSTLKSHAPIFPDSRIVGGSAVDIRDHPYQLSFQTTGHICGASVISSNWAITAAHCVGQAASRYSLRAGSTNKDQGVRYAIKRVIRHPNYDSYTIDYDVALLEIDGAIKLSGNVQPVKLAGSELPSGSQVNITGWGATKEGGMTSSNLMRVSVPLVDRKKCQSAYGSLNPITERMICAGYTEGGKDSCQGDSGGPLTANGVLYGIVSWGYGCARPKYPGVYTNVANLRSWIKQNSGV, encoded by the exons ATGCTGCGAACCGTTCTGCTCAGTGTTTTCGTTGTCGGATGCCTTG GCTCCACCCTGAAGAGCCATGCTCCTATATTTCCTGACTCCAGGATTGTCGGAGGATCCGCCGTTGACATACGCGATCATCCCTATCAATTGAGCTTCCAAACTACTGGACACATCTGCGGTGCCTCAGTCATCAGCAGCAACTGGGCTATCACTGCTGCTCATTGCGTGGG TCAGGCAGCCAGCCGATACAGTTTACGAGCCGGTAGCACCAATAAAGACCAAGGCGTACGTTACGCTATCAAAAGAGTCATTCGACATCCTAACTACGACTCGTACACTATCGATTATGACGTTGCTCTTCTGGAG ATCGATGGTGCTATTAAACTGAGCGGCAACGTGCAGCCTGTGAAGTTGGCGGGCTCAGAACTTCCATCTGGCTCACAAGTGAACATCACTGGTTGGGGTGCCACTAAG GAGGGTGGGATGACCTCATCGAACCTTATGAGGGTGTCCGTGCCCCTGGTGGACAGGAAAAAGTGTCAGAGCGCGTACGGAAGCCTGAACCCGATAACCGAGAGGATGATATGCGCTGGCTATACCGAAGGTGGAAAGGACTCCTGTCAAGGTGACTCCGGAGGACCTTTGACCGCCAATGGTGTCCTCTATGGCATCGTGTCttggggctatggctgcgctcGACCAAAATACCCTGGTGTTTACACGAACGTGGCTAATCTCCGCTCGTGGATCAAGCAGAACAGCGGAGTTTAA
- the LOC143177316 gene encoding trypsin-4-like has translation METSLNIDGSSSAISFSMAADVKRLIQLSILSVDESRIVGGQPASIDEHPYQVSLRYNNRHVCGGAIISEEWVLTAAHCVHSAFIRSLSIKAGTSNLDEEGTVSHVREIIGHELYDRRSSDYDIALIRLDKPLVYSSRVRPILLAPIADHYASGSTALVTGWGVLRSNGPVTNQLRRVEVPLVSNAECSRLYASRAITPRMLCAGYVNVGGKDACQGDSGGPLVQYNKLIGIVSWGFGCARPFYPGVYTRVTVLRSWITEKTGL, from the exons ATGGAAACGAGTTTAAACATCGATGGGTCTTCGAGCGCAATCTC TTTTTCGATGGCTGCTGATGTGAAAAGACTAATTCAACTGTCGATTCTTTCAGTTGACGAGAGTCGTATTGTTGGGGGCCAGCCAGCGAGTATCGATGAACATCCATACCAA GTATCCCTACGATATAACAATCGTCATGTATGCGGTGGGGCTATCATTAGCGAGGAATGGGTCCTCACGGCAGCGCACTGTGTTCACAG CGCCTTCATTCGGTCCCTTTCGATAAAAGCTGGCACATCTAATCTCGACGAAGAGGGGACTGTTTCTCATGTTCGGGAAATTATAGGCCACGAGTTGTATGATAGAAGAAGCTCCGATTATGACATTGCCTTGATCAGG TTGGACAAGCCGCTGGTGTACAGTTCTCGAGTGAGACCGATCCTATTGGCACCGATAGCCGATCATTACGCGAGCGGTAGCACGGCGTTGGTAACTGGTTGGGGAGTTTTGAGAAGCAATGGGCCAGTGACCAATCAGTTACGTAGGGTCGAGGTGCCTCTCGTTTCTAATGCCGAGTGCTCTCGATTATACGCGAGTCGCGCGATAACGCCGAGAATGCTCTGCGCTGGTTACGTAAACGTCGGTGGCAAGGATGCGTGTCAG GGCGACAGCGGTGGCCCCCTGGTGCAGTACAACAAATTAATCGGAATCGTGTCCTGGGGCTTTGGATGTGCACGACCTTTCTACCCAGGTGTTTACACAAGAGTGACTGTTCTTCGAAGTTGGATCACAGAGAAGACTGGCTTATGA
- the LOC143177317 gene encoding trypsin-2-like, with translation MSKRILVLFCVFLEGVLAFGNTKYVNITEYPYHVSIEKQGNHVCSGALVHESWVITAASCVYRADPSTVYVRARASSLAAGGDELEVCNVVVHEDFDKYVLLNDIALIKLKIPVQFGEKLLPIGIPDREDFPVGKGATCFVTGWRNNWNGPAESQLSVTTVPIVDQDTCSLTMPCYSAVLETMLCAGNMTLGVETCQGDPGAPLMEGQTLIGVLSYGLGCKTMIHPGVYTRVSSYLSWISANSGIHYT, from the exons ATGTCGAAGAGGATACTAGTTCTGTTCTGCGTCTTCTTGGAAGGTG TGCTCGCGTTTGGGAACACTAAATATGTGAACATCACAGAATACCCATATCAC GTATCCATTGAGAAACAGGGAAATCACGTGTGCAGCGGTGCGCTGGTGCACGAGTCGTGGGTGATAACCGCGGCGTCCTGCGTTTACCG CGCAGACCCGTCGACGGTGTacgtgcgcgcgcgcgcctcCTCTCTCGCCGCCGGCGGAGATGAATTGGAAGTGTGCAACGTTGTTGTACACGAGGATTTTGATAAATACGTCCTGCTCAATGACATCGCGCTAATAAAG CTGAAAATACCAGTGCAATTTGGAGAGAAATTGCTGCCCATTGGAATACCCGACAGAGAGGACTTCCCAGTGGGTAAAGGGGCGACGTGCTTTGTGACGGGCTGGAGAAATAACTGG AATGGCCCAGCCGAGAGTCAACTCTCTGTGACAACAGTACCGATCGTGGATCAGGACACTTGCAGCTTGACGATGCCCTGCTACAGCGCCGTGCTCGAGACGATGCTCTGCGCGGGCAACATGACCCTCGGCGTGGAGACGTGTCAG GGTGATCCAGGTGCTCCGCTGATGGAAGGCCAGACGCTGATTGGCGTTCTATCCTATGGATTAGGGTGTAAAACTATGATACATCCGGGCGTGTACACTCGTGTCAGCAGTTACCTATCATGGATCTCGGCGAATTCTGGCATCCACTATACATGA